One part of the Paramormyrops kingsleyae isolate MSU_618 chromosome 2, PKINGS_0.4, whole genome shotgun sequence genome encodes these proteins:
- the vsig8b gene encoding V-set and immunoglobulin domain-containing protein 8b, with the protein MWRLTHLTLLCAVTAFLYTGMAAAMQITSTGPQTIQKALGEAVTLGCTYSPGVSDTGELDIEWSIISPDMTQKDRLVLSFTGGQVFGYGPSGRMQQMNFSSPNPANGDASVTLTNLKPSDTSTYQCKVKKAPGVDMRKQTLVVLVPPSMPKCWVNGDEEIGSPVSLRCTSSQGSMPLTYQWTREDGGTLPSMATQNPGTGELLIRNHSESFTGSYMCEVKNNVGQAQCRYNLRAYQPTNKTAVIVGAVIGALLLLLLLLLLIWLLICCCNKRRYEKEVANEIREDAAAPPPSRPSSRNSSFRSVMGYRSHPGVIYSSVKMGPEHGHGRHTPLPSGHGLSYDNQYGYPV; encoded by the exons ATGTGGCGGCTGACGCACTTGACGCTGTTGTGCGCTGTCACAGCATTCTTGTATACAG GGATGGCGGCGGCGATGCAGATAACATCCACGGGCCCCCAGACAATCCAGAAAGCCCTGGGGGAGGCAGTCACTCTGGGCTGCACCTATTCGCCTGGAGTCTCTGACACAGGGGAGCTGGACATCGAGTGGTCCATCATTAGCCCGGACATGACGCAGAAGGACCGACTG GTCCTGTCATTCACGGGCGGGCAGGTGTTTGGATACGGGCCCTCCGGCAGGATGCAGCAGATGAACTTCAGCTCCCCGAATCCAGCCAATGGCGACGCCTCGGTCACCCTCACGAACCTGAAGCCCTCGGACACGAGCACCTACCAGTGTAAAGTGAAGAAGGCCCCTGGTGTGGACATGCGCAAGCAGACGCTGGTGGTGCTGG TGCCGCCATCGATGCCAAAGTGCTGGGTGAATGGTGATGAGGAGATCGGCTCTCCGGTGTCGCTCCGCTGCACATCCTCGCAGGGCTCCATGCCGCTCACCTACCAGTGGACGAGAGAGGACGGGGGTACCCTCCCCAGCATGGCCACCCAGA ACCCCGGGACAGGAGAGCTGCTGATTCGGAACCATTCGGAGAGCTTCACCGGGAGCTACATGTGTGAGGTGAAGAACAACGTGGGCCAGGCGCAGTGCAGATACAACCTACGAGCTTACCAGC CTACCAATAAAACCGCAGTGATAGTGGGCGCTGTGATTGGTGCCCTgcttctgctcctcctcctcctcctgctcatCTGGCTTCTGATTTGCTGCTGCAATAAGCGTCGCTACGAGAAAGAAGTGGCTAATGAGATCAG GGAGGAtgccgcagcccccccccccagccgccccTCCAGCCGGAACTCCAGCTTCCGCTCCGTCATGGGTTACCGCTCGCACCCGGGGGTGATCTACAGTTCTGTGAAGATGGGGCCAGAGCACGGCCATGGACGCCACACGCCCCTGCCCAGCGGCCACGGGCTGAGCTACGACAACCAATACGGGTACCCGGTGTGA
- the tas2r202 gene encoding taste receptor, type 2, member 202 yields the protein MLSNSTELSIWVLVGFTAILTIFFNLYILLMSLHGYRQNGHWLPCETIISALSLTNILHQIISYIWMTMEELDRNCLLKEQSFSVILVVVFSLKFSIIWITAFLTFFYSTKLVIEPIHCYTKIQEAFLKHVGTVVIAIPVCGFITCMPLITVLSPLNKTIENEFCSSIIPVGLNGTIYVIYYFLISDVIPGLLMLKSSISISVHLAIHLHHMKTSNNGFHTPKLGSEMRVIHMNLGLVVVFLCFLLVDLYVYYMSIAKMENVMMLSILFSSIYTAVSSLLLIYGKKTFWKGLLHLHNLFIDEYPCLECLKVPENKAKEKTTPGH from the coding sequence ATGCTGTCTAATAGTACTGAATTGAGCATTTGGGTACTGGTTGGCTTCACTGCCATCCTCACAATATTCTTCAACCTTTACATCCTACTGATGAGTCTCCACGGCTACAGGCAGAACGGGCACTGGTTGCCCTGTGAGACCATCATTTCAGCACTGTCACTGACCAACATCCTTCACCAGATCATTTCCTACATCTGGATGACCATGGAGGAACTGGACAGGAACTGCCTGCTGAAGGAGCAATCCTTCTCCGTAATTTTGGTGGTAGTCTTCAGCCTCAAATTCTCCATCATCTGGATCACCGcgttcctgaccttcttctacAGCACAAAACTAGTGATTGAGCCCATCCACTGCTACACAAAGATCCAGGAGGCTTTCCTTAAGCACGTAGGCACCGTGGTCATCGCCATCCCTGTTTGTGGATTCATTACCTGCATGCCTCTGATAACCGTACTCAGCCCTTTAAACAAAACCATCGAAAATGAATTCTGCAGCTCGATCATTCCGGTCGGGTTAAATGGAACCATCTATGTAATTTACTACTTCCTGATTTCCGACGTCATCCCTGGACTGCTAATGCTCAAGAGCAGCATCTCCATCAGCGTCCACCTGGCCATCCACCTGCATCACATGAAGACCAGCAATAATGGCTTTCACACCCCCAAGCTGGGCTCTGAGATGCGAGTGATTCACATGAACCTTGGTCTGGTGGTGGTGTTCCTCTGCTTCCTGCTGGTGGACCTCTACGTGTACTACATGAGTATTGCCAAGATGGAGAACGTCATGATGCTGTCCATCCTGTTCTCTTCCATCTATACTGCCGTCAGCTCTCTGCTGCTCATTTATGGCAAAAAGACCTTCTGGAAGGGTCTTCTCCATTTGCACAACCTATTCATCGATGAGTATCCTTGTCTGGAGTGCCTGAAGGTACCAGAGAACAAAGCCAAAGAGAAGACAACTCCAGGACACTAG